ACGCCGGGGGAACACGCCGATGATCGCGCCCAGGACCACCACGCCGCCGCCGAACCAGATCCACGGGACCAGCGGCTGCACGATGAGTTTGACGGTGGCGTGCGAGCCGTTCTGATCGAACGCCATCAGATTGAAATACAGGTCGCCGCTGATCGAGCTGATCACCTGCGGCGTGGGCACCGGCGCCGACTGCGTGGGATAGAAGTTCATGCGCGGGTCGGCCGTGGCCACCACCTTGCCGTGGTCCAGCACTTCCATGGTCGCGCCGATCACGGCGCGCTGCGGCTCCTGGCGCCCCCACACTTCCTTGAGCCGGGCCGTGTGGCCCGACACGGTGAGCGTCTCGCCCGGCTTGAGCGTGGCTTCGCGCTCCGAGCGGAACGACTGCGACGCCGCGATGCCGAGGGCCACGATGAGCACCCCCAGGTGGGCCACGTAGCCGCCGTAGCGCCGGCGGTTTCCGCCCACCAATCGCCGCAGGGCGGTGAACCAGTCCTCGCCGTGCGCCGCGTGGCGCGCCTTCATGCCGATCCAGTACTCGCGCACGTTGGCGAACGCCGAATAGCCCACGAACGCGAACGCCAGCACGGCGTACACATTGCGCGCGCCGCTGACCAACGCCACGGCGGCCATCACCACCGCCGCGCCGATCGGCGGCAGGAGCTTGGCCTTGAGCTGTTGCCGGGTCGCGATCCCCCACGGCAGCGCCGGTCCCACGCCCACCAGGAACAGCAGCGACACGACGAACGGCATCGTCATCTTGTCGAAGAACGGCTCGCCCACCGTGACCTTGAGCCCGCGCAGCGCCTCGGCGACGAGCGGGAACAGCGTGCCGATGAGCACCGTGAACATGAACGCCGTGAGGAACAGGTTGTTGAGCAGGAACACCGTCTCGCGCGACGCGGCCGATTCGAAGCGGCCCGTGGTGCGCAGGCGATCGGAGTTGCCCGCCACCATCATCAGCCCCACCACCAGCACGATGGCGATGAACACCAGGAAGTAGTAGCCGATGGTTCCGGTGGTGAACGCGT
This genomic interval from Gemmatimonadaceae bacterium contains the following:
- a CDS encoding heme lyase CcmF/NrfE family subunit produces the protein MTGLLAHDALLVAMVAVLFGAIIGTLGIRGRRADWVQIAFGAVYANFALVTVATLAMIYALVTHDFSVSYVAQVGSRETPLFYTVISLWGALEGSILFWAWVLGAYSAAVVWFNRKRSGNLVPWAAVTLMFVALFFGILLAGPANPFHAVFPVPPDGPGPNPLLQNHILMAVHPPLLYLGYVGMSVPFAFAMGAMLSGEVMSDDWIRITRPWLLVSWGFLSAAIIAGMWWSYEVLGWGGYWAWDPVENASFLPWLTATAFLHSAMVQERRGMLRLWNLNLMVGTFVLTILGTFLTRSGILSSVHAFTTGTIGYYFLVFIAIVLVVGLMMVAGNSDRLRTTGRFESAASRETVFLLNNLFLTAFMFTVLIGTLFPLVAEALRGLKVTVGEPFFDKMTMPFVVSLLFLVGVGPALPWGIATRQQLKAKLLPPIGAAVVMAAVALVSGARNVYAVLAFAFVGYSAFANVREYWIGMKARHAAHGEDWFTALRRLVGGNRRRYGGYVAHLGVLIVALGIAASQSFRSEREATLKPGETLTVSGHTARLKEVWGRQEPQRAVIGATMEVLDHGKVVATADPRMNFYPTQSAPVPTPQVISSISGDLYFNLMAFDQNGSHATVKLIVQPLVPWIWFGGGVVVLGAIIGVFPRRRRRTAPAAVRQPVPPVILPIPREGEA